TTCGAAAAGTGAAAAGTTTTTTGTGTTAACAGTTTCAAATAAGTTTTCTGTAATGTATTGTGATTAGTTGAGGCAATTGTGCATCGTTTTCTGGAACTGTCATTACATGTAAGGACTTCGGAAACGAATCAACGGATGGTAACCTAGTCCCGTGAGTGTTCGAATGAAATGTTATGTAGTGTAGAacttttatttgtatttgtgcttagaataataatttatttggtggattatatatgtattttagCTTGATACGTTCATCAGTGAACATTGTCTTATTTGTAAGATGTGTAATTTAAATAACGCGAAATATTTGTGTTCTTTGgaacattatatttacaatagTTTACATGTTACATACAAATAGTCTTTATAAAAAGTTAAATACTGTATTACTTCTTGTCTGGAACCACCTCACTGATTCCATACATCCCTGCTAATAGTCTCCCATGAGATATTGGCACTGGTTCCTTGGGTGCCAAGTATGGTCCCTTCTCATCCATGTATACATATCTATATCTATGTTAAGGAacttaaaaaattttatataagaGCATTGTTGGATCTTTAATAAAGGGATACGGAAGCCTTAAGACCCAGTAGGCACTTTGAGACAGTTTTATGGGTTCATCACAGCCAGTTACAAAAATTGGACAGGgtggaggccctggttgaactcTGGGGTTCAATGTCACGTGAACAGGTGCTTTCGGGGTCACCACATGAATTCTCATCAACTGAGCCATCAGTGGCTTCGTTTGCCTAGACAATTACATGACTTCAAGCATTGAATTGTCAATGGAGATTGTAATATGTGGAATTTCTACAGACCTGCAGGGACAAGGGAAGTAAAGAGGCATGTCAGCTGTGCTGGATGTGACTTTGTTTCCGCTGTCCTTCACAATTCCATTTCCAGTTGCTTTAAGCACCTTGTCAGGGGCAGATGCCATGAACCTGTGACCTCTTGGACACTCATATTCCACTCCAACAAATATCTTCACAACGAACTCTTTACCACCTTTGGACTTTCTGCCACGAATGGTATTCATGTTTTGGAAGTTCTTCCCTCTTGGACAATAGCCATGCATGCTATGATCGCTTATTGTGGGCCATAAGGAACCTCTTTCCTTTTGGTGTTCCAATCTCACAGTCACATCCCAAGGTAGAAGAAAAGCAGAAGTGGGTAGTACACCAGCTTGATGTTGTAGACCCAAGTTATGGGAGTATAAGCTACTAGGTCCAAGACAAACCAGAGACCAGCTCGCGAATTGCGGTAGCAGACCAGCTGGGGATTCAGTGTGCAACATTCCTGGCAGGTACTCTGTAGTTGATGGTTGTCTGACTAAACATTTATCTGTAGAATTTAAATTTGTAGAATGCTTCCTTTTGCTAAGCTGTTTAAGTCCCGAATACCAGGCGCAATATTTACCTCTGTTGTCTGCAGCATTATCGGAAACCTCTATGACGACTTTATGTGCTTCGCTAGGTGTCAGATTAATCTTGTTATGTTTGGGAGCGATTTCGTTGGGTTCACCAGTCTGCTGAGACTGACCCCCACTCCCATACGGCGTTCGATCATCTGAAACTGTGATAGCATTGATAAGCAAACGATGTTAAACTAAGCTGTGTATAACTGTACCATTAAGAGTGTTGAGGGTAGTGCCCCTCGGGGTAGGTGACTCAGTGTGACAAAAAGAGTCCTTGCGTTTGGCAACAGACAGTAATTGTGCTGGTCTGAAATTGTGGGTGCTCGGTTGGAAAATCGGGAAATGAATATTCTCCAGTTGCGCGCAGCCACATTGTTTTGCTAACAGTTGGAAGTAGTCGTAGTTAGCCTGCCTCAAACTGAAAGGATCCTCCCGCGAACCTTGGCAACGTCCGCAGTTGCAAGCACAAATGTAGCGAACACCGCTGCAGTGTTCTCTGATCGGTAAATCActgaaatatgtaaaataaagtTTGATTGCTGTAATAAATCGAGTTTAGCGAAATAAATCTGCACAGAATTTAGCCATACGTGTCCTTATCTCTGGTATCTGCTTGTTCGCCGCCTCCGGCACCCTCGCTACCACCTCTATGAATGGGGTTGGTACACGGATTACCCGTCAGAGACAACACCTCGCACATTTGTCGGCCTGACCGCCAATGCTTTTCGCATTCGGCTTGCAACTTCTCactgaattcttcgaatagagGACCCCGGGCGTGCATCTCGAAAACAGCCATCGCGTGCGCCAACTTCGTCTCATGATATGCTCTAATATAAGTTCAATGTTACTGTTGCTATCCAGTTTTTCCACGTAATCCAATCTATACCTGGTGTAATGTTGAGGTAGGCTCTCCTGATACGTTTGCAATGCCCTTGGAAGCACTTTGCTACATCTGCTTTTACTGAATTTAACATCCGTGTCCAGCAAGCTATGCAGAGTTAACAGCTCCTTGTCTGTTGCATGCATAAAGTAGTCGTACACCTTGTTCGCCACTTCACAAAATATACCAGCAGTTGGTATCTGGTTCATACAAAGAAGTTGCAACATTGAATGTTACACCACAATTGTTAACTTAAGTTCTAAATTTTAACCTCAAAGTAGGCAGGTACAGAATGCCGCCCAACATTGTCGTCGAATCCTCTAGCAAAGGCCAGGTTTATGTGCTGCTGTAGAAACAGTCTGAACGACCGGGTCTCTGAAACCGAGTAACCAAGTACAGTTACGAGTCCGCAATCGCTATAACTCTCGATCTATGTAATTTCTATTTCACCTACCCGTTTCTTTATCGTCCAATTGAATATTAGAGTCTTGGCTGACCAAACTCCGCGAAGTGCTACCTCCAGAACTGATTTTGCAACTTTGTATGAGCTTTCTCGCCATGTGTCCCAGAATGTCCCTCGACTCGGTTATGCCGGTGTGAACGTAAACGAATTCTTGGTTTGCAGGAATCGCAAACAGAGAATTCGAACTGAAAGTTAAACAATTCAAGTTCATTAGGCGTCAAGTTCCCGCGTGTTTTAATCCGCGATTAAATCGTGCCGTGCGATTAGATTTTCGGACGTCGTTCGACTTTAATTGTTGTTTAAATACGTTTACATACTTGTAGTAATAAGTTATGATATATTATCTTATTCAAGATGTTTCACAGAACATTTTAACTCATTACTTCTAAATAATGTTACCTTATGTTGGTCACTATGCGATTTTTTCTTAATACATGGTAAATCTGGTCCTCCAAGGAATGCTCTAACTTCTTTATGTTAGTCCCATTAGCAGGGTCTTGGAACACAGAAGGACAAGTTTCAAAGTAGAATAACACCCTTGGCGAACACGGTCTGACATTGGCCACCCAATCCTTGGGTAGACTATAAATGCAGCTTAGAACATCCGAGAGTTGGGGTGAAACCTTTTGTCTGAGGACCAGAATTAAGTTTCACTAATATTCATAGAACTTATTAAGTAATACAGATTCTTACCTGACAATATCCATTGCTCTGAACAGGTGCACATAACTGTAATCAAAAGTGTGTGTAGGATGGGTAAGGACAATAACATGAGATATATGAAACAGGACAAGCAATGCTCTGGCATATTTGTCTCTCATGTGAGCCCAGACACTTAGGAAGTCCTTGCAGTCTTGTTCCTCAGTGAATCTATTGAATTCTGTTAAAAGACTATGCGTGTCTAACAGACCTCTTAGATGTAGATATATGGTTTTGTCCTTGGTATCATAGTAGCCCTCAATCTCACTCTGTAAAGTTTACCAAAgttatattgtaattaattttgatTTAATGCTTCATTGATATAGTTCTTACAAATGTGTCTTCATCCACTGTTGGTTCATCCAGGAGATCCACTTGCAGGATAGAGCTTAGCATGCTGGTCTTGCATCCTTTAGCCTTATACTGTGATTTGCCAAACACAGACACTATCACTACCTTCTTGTCTGTATTTGGAAACCTAGAAAAATATCGGACTTAAGTACGAATAATTAAAAACTTAATGACTACAAGTTACTTAAAGATCATTTGATGACTACACATCGTATTGTGCGGAAAGTTCACGTTTTCTTCACTGTTAACATATATTCAATTTCCTGTAATAACAAAATGTTTTTTATCCTTTGTAAACAATTTATTACCTGTACGCTTTGCACGGAAGTTGAAATTTTTGTGGCCGCATTGTGCGTCAGTTTACCACAACACTTAGGTTATGTCATTCTAAACCACAAAATTCCGTTGAACGGATAAGGCGAGCGTGGTGGAAAAGTTAGGCGAACTGAAAATTTAAGTAAATTATTTAAACACTCGTTATAATCGATGGGAAAGCGTCCCATTCGCTAGGAGTTTTCGTTCACGCGGTTCTAGTTACAACAGCCTTATGGCTTTAAGGTGCCGGGCTTTATTATCGATCAAAGGGTGATAGAAGCTGACTTCGTTCTGCTCAATTTTGTTTATTGCCTCATCGTTCTAGTCGTTGTAAAATTGATATTTACATGACAATTTTACGAAATTCGCGCCCGTTTCCTTGTGAGAAAGTAAAGTTTTCCCGGCGAGTACCAAGTTGATGTTATTGCGAAAGGCTGACAAGTTTTAATTGCGAAAATGGTGTTAACGAAGGAATATCGTATATCCATGCCGCTCACAACGACAGAGGCAAGTAAATTCTTTCATCATTACATATAAAATGATTAATTTTTCATAGCCTCAGCGACTACTACAGTCTGGTCTCAGTTGATCCATATTTATCTCTCCATTTCTCTGTACTACAGTATAGTTTAACTATATTTAAACATTTCGAAGTGGTTAGcagaattttaatatatttatagaaaCGTCGAATACCGTTTAATACTTTCATTACTTAAGGGGGTGCAGCATTACTGAAACTTAAAAGAATGTACTTTTAATTGTTGGCTTTGGAAATATTGATGTAATTATCACTGAGAACCTTTTATAGTATCGCATTGGACAGCTCTACATGATTGCAAGGCATAGTCATGAACAATCTGCGAATGATGAGGGAGTTGAGGTGATTCAGAATGTGGAATGTGATGATGCCGAGCATGGGAAGGGCCAGTATACAGAAAAGAAGATCCATTTGTCTAGGTGACAATCACAAGCATAATTTGTAAGTTCATCTGTAAATAGATCTTCATTTGCCTTATTTTATTGTAGCAAGTTACCATATTGGATTCAATCAGTTATACCGAAGGTATTCTATGTAACAGAAAAGGCCTGGAATTATTATCCCTATACTATTACAGGTACAGATAGATTTATTGATAATGAtttgttttataataatgttaGTTCTATAAAGTATCACATAAACTTAAAAATATCACGTTTCTTTTGCATGTTCTTTATGATGACCAAAGAATACACCGTAAGTATCTGCATTAAGAgtgttttcttaaattttctgttatatctaattatgtatttcaGTGTTCTTTCATGCCAAAGTTCCAAATATCAATAAGAACTCGATACGAGGATAACAATGGGTCTACAGAGAATGTATGTGAATTTCTATAGTATCTTATTCAATGAAACAATTACTTTCAATCATAGTTGTTCAATACAGTGCTTAGGTCTCTcccccattgatttgatacacCGTGAGGTTGACTTTGTAGACATTGCATACGATGAAATCTCTGCGAAGCACTACAAAGAGGAAGAGGTACCTTGCATGCAG
This genomic stretch from Megalopta genalis isolate 19385.01 chromosome 5, iyMegGena1_principal, whole genome shotgun sequence harbors:
- the rdgBbeta gene encoding cytoplasmic phosphatidylinositol transfer protein 1, with amino-acid sequence MVLTKEYRISMPLTTTEYRIGQLYMIARHSHEQSANDEGVEVIQNVECDDAEHGKGQYTEKKIHLSSKLPYWIQSVIPKVFYVTEKAWNYYPYTITEYTCSFMPKFQISIRTRYEDNNGSTENCLGLSPIDLIHREVDFVDIAYDEISAKHYKEEEDPKFFQSKRTGRGPLVEGWRETIQPIMCSYKVVNASFEVWGMQTRVEDLIHRCIRDILLLGHRQAFAWIDEWYDMTLDDVREYEQRMQAETNEKVRLRNLNNERTPSTPSTPSTSVPSSPVPKTPTQSNRSWFSWS
- the LOC117217908 gene encoding nonsense-mediated mRNA decay factor SMG8, translating into MRPQKFQLPCKAYRFPNTDKKVVIVSVFGKSQYKAKGCKTSMLSSILQVDLLDEPTVDEDTFSEIEGYYDTKDKTIYLHLRGLLDTHSLLTEFNRFTEEQDCKDFLSVWAHMRDKYARALLVLFHISHVIVLTHPTHTFDYSYVHLFRAMDIVRQKVSPQLSDVLSCIYSLPKDWVANVRPCSPRVLFYFETCPSVFQDPANGTNIKKLEHSLEDQIYHVLRKNRIVTNISSNSLFAIPANQEFVYVHTGITESRDILGHMARKLIQSCKISSGGSTSRSLVSQDSNIQLDDKETETRSFRLFLQQHINLAFARGFDDNVGRHSVPAYFEIPTAGIFCEVANKVYDYFMHATDKELLTLHSLLDTDVKFSKSRCSKVLPRALQTYQESLPQHYTRAYHETKLAHAMAVFEMHARGPLFEEFSEKLQAECEKHWRSGRQMCEVLSLTGNPCTNPIHRGGSEGAGGGEQADTRDKDTDLPIREHCSGVRYICACNCGRCQGSREDPFSLRQANYDYFQLLAKQCGCAQLENIHFPIFQPSTHNFRPAQLLSVAKRKDSFCHTESPTPRGTTLNTLNVSDDRTPYGSGGQSQQTGEPNEIAPKHNKINLTPSEAHKVVIEVSDNAADNRDKCLVRQPSTTEYLPGMLHTESPAGLLPQFASWSLVCLGPSSLYSHNLGLQHQAGVLPTSAFLLPWDVTVRLEHQKERGSLWPTISDHSMHGYCPRGKNFQNMNTIRGRKSKGGKEFVVKIFVGVEYECPRGHRFMASAPDKVLKATGNGIVKDSGNKVTSSTADMPLYFPCPCRQTKPLMAQLMRIHVVTPKAPVHVTLNPRVQPGPPPCPIFVTGCDEPIKLSQSAYWVLRLPYVYMDEKGPYLAPKEPVPISHGRLLAGMYGISEVVPDKK